From Ptychodera flava strain L36383 chromosome 2, AS_Pfla_20210202, whole genome shotgun sequence, the proteins below share one genomic window:
- the LOC139123683 gene encoding uncharacterized protein: MLRFHMHKFGVSADIEKAFLQVGLEESDRDFTKFMWLSDPDDPNSPFCIYRFKVVLFGAACSPFILNATVKFHLENDGSETAVDLSKNIYVDNVLSGRDSEQKLIDYHTEAINLMKSSGFNLREWATNCAELKEIVAKANIPCSDSIANVLGLRWDTDSDLLRYPDKELDKATESEPLVTKREIVRATASLYDPLGFITPVHINAKIFVQKLWKAQLQWDEPLQSDLRNEWVKICHELQTVSEIQIPRYPFNSDTNESKFELHAFSDASKKAYGAAVYLRNPQTRETALVLSKVE; the protein is encoded by the coding sequence ATGCTCCGTTTCCACATGCACAAATTTGGCGTTTCCGCAGATATTGAGAAGGCATTCTTACAAGTAGGCCTAGAGGAGTCCGAtcgtgatttcacaaaattcatGTGGTTATCGGACCCTGACGATCCAAACAGTCCATTTTGTATTTACCGCTTTAAAGTCGTGTTGTTTGGTGCCGCATGTTCGCCGTTCATTTTGAACGCAACCGTCAAGTTTCACTTAGAAAATGATGGATCTGAAACTGCCGTAGATCTAAGCAAAAATATCTATGTTGATAATGTTTTGAGTGGACGCGACTCTGAACAGAAACTCATAGATTATCATACCGAGGCAATTAATCTCATGAAATCAAGCGGCTTTAATCTTCGCGAGTGGGCTACTAACTGCGCAgagttgaaagaaattgttgcaAAGGCAAATATTCCGTGTTCAGATAGCATCGCAAATGTACTTGGTTTACGCTGGGATACAGATTCAGATTTACTTCGCTACCCAGATAAAGAATTAGACAAAGCAACAGAAAGCGAACCACTTGTTACGAAACGAGAAATTGTTAGAGCAACTGCAAGTTTGTACGATCCTCTCGGTTTCATTACTCCCGTACATATCAACGCTAAGATTTTCGTCCAGAAATTGTGGAAAGCACAACTTCAGTGGGACGAACCGCTACAGAGCGATCTTCGAAACGAATGGGTTAAGATATGCCACGAATTACAAACAGTTTCCGAAATACAAATCCCACGTTACCCATTCAACTCAGATACCAATGAAAGCAAATTTGAATTACATGCGTTTTCTGACGCTAGCAAGAAGGCCTACGGCGCAGCAGTTTATTTACGCAATCCGCAGACGCGCGAAACTGCCCTTGTACTTTCCAAAGTAGAGTGA
- the LOC139123689 gene encoding uncharacterized protein, with protein sequence MSNADRDKRCRRGHRSQMTKLTKKAEETVTSNTPLQPSKIDVLKATIATNTSSPTPESTHVSQPPDSSQQTTRKVNLPKLTLTPFSGDILTWQSFKDGFDAAVHNDTSLSGVQKFQYLRAHLRDEAERAIQRLPLTNDHYLQAVDVLTKRYGKPQTIINAYMKALWQLEKPTGTLNSLVTFHDNMEGYIRGLNALGKSDDTFGDLLIPIILEKLPANVRKQISRDKGDDAWTLTSLRESIQREIEADRAGETTIDFELDLTDQPPATAAFLTTTRQKAPKPQHCAFCKKTGHKPTDCTVVTDKTRRLEIVKRDKLCFNCLSGTHRVSDCKSKFKCQVCKRKHHTAICTGETPKHPAATRDDVRTLVSSDVSRNSSCY encoded by the exons ATGTCCAACGCAGATAGAGACAAACGTTGCAGAAGGGGCCACCGCTCGCAGATGACCAAACTTACCAAAAAGGCTGAAGAAACCGTCACCTCCAATACTCCACTACAACCCAGCAAGATCGATGTGCTGAAAGCTACCATCGCGA CCAACACCAGCAGTCCCACACCAGAGAGCACTCACGTAAGTCAACCCCCAGATTCCAGTCAACAAACGACAAGGAAAGTCAACTTGCCGAAGCTGACGCTGACTCCTTTCAGTGGTGACATTCTCACCTGGCAAAGTTTCAAGGATGGATTTGATGCTGCCGTTCACAACGATACAAGTTTAAGTGGTGTCCAAAAATTCCAATATTTGCGGGCACATCTCCGTGACGAAGCAGAACGAGCCATCCAAAGGTTACCACTGACGAACGACCACTACCTACAAGCAGTCGACGTACTCACGAAAAGGTATGGTAAACCTCAGACTATAATCAACGCTTACATGAAGGCGTTATGGCAACTCGAGAAGCCAACCGGAACTCTGAACAGTTTAGTAACATTTCACGACAATATGGAAGGCTACATTCGCGGACTGAACGCACTCGGCAAATCAGATGACACTTTCGGAGATCTGCTGATTCCGATAATCCTAGAGAAACTGCCTGCGAACGTCCGAAAACAGATCTCCAGAGACAAGGGAGATGACGCTTGGACATTAACAAGTCTAAGAGAATCAATTCAACGAGAAATAGAAGCCGACAGAGCAGGTGAGACTACTATTGACTTTGAACTCGATCTTACCGATCAACCACCTGCTACCGCCGCCTTTCTGACAACAACTCGTCAGAAAGCACCGAAACCACAGCACTGTGCGTTTTGTAAGAAGACAGGGCATAAACCTACAGATTGCACGGTTGTCACCGACAAGACAAGACGACTAGAAATCGTCAAACGAGACAAACTGTGCTTCAACTGCCTTAGTGGTACTCATCGTGTTTCAGACTGCAAATCGAAATTCAAGTGTCAGGTCTGCAAGCGCAAACACCACACAGCAATATGCACCGGAGAGACACCAAAACACCCAGCCGCAACGAGGGATGACGTTCGTACCTTGGTATCGTCCGATGTCAGCCGAAATTCATCGTGCTACTGA